Proteins encoded within one genomic window of Chlorobaculum sp. MV4-Y:
- a CDS encoding type II toxin-antitoxin system RelE/ParE family toxin, translating to MMLLVLSCAEAEFAEAVDYYNSQSPGLGYEFAAEVQRTFERIRRFPEAWPVFSMRGRRCFTDQFPFGTLYEVEENTILVAAVMDLRCDPKRWQQRVDDVFGEF from the coding sequence ATGATGCTTCTGGTATTGTCTTGCGCTGAAGCTGAGTTTGCTGAAGCTGTGGATTACTACAACTCTCAGTCTCCCGGACTCGGGTACGAGTTTGCCGCAGAGGTTCAGAGGACATTTGAGCGTATCAGGCGTTTCCCAGAGGCATGGCCAGTTTTTAGCATGCGTGGCCGACGCTGCTTTACTGACCAATTTCCTTTCGGGACTCTCTATGAAGTGGAAGAAAATACCATTCTGGTTGCTGCCGTCATGGATTTGAGATGCGATCCAAAACGTTGGCAACAACGTGTTGATGATGTTTTTGGAGAATTCTAA
- a CDS encoding AAA family ATPase, which yields MSDGIKKIDLIKNMAVFLDFRWSSSVRDGGNNIAEFKKINILYGRNYSGKTTLSRIFRALETGSISNKYSSPEFQLSFEGGSNATQNSLSTHGQVVRVFNEDFVRDNLRFIVDDEQTINSFAILGEDNTK from the coding sequence ATGAGCGACGGGATAAAGAAAATTGATTTGATCAAAAACATGGCTGTCTTTCTGGACTTTCGATGGTCGTCATCTGTGAGGGATGGCGGCAATAACATCGCTGAGTTTAAAAAGATCAATATTCTTTATGGCCGAAACTATTCGGGAAAAACAACCTTATCACGGATTTTCAGGGCTCTCGAAACCGGTTCAATCTCAAACAAATATAGTTCACCTGAGTTTCAGCTGTCTTTTGAAGGTGGCAGCAATGCCACGCAAAACTCATTAAGCACACATGGTCAAGTCGTTCGGGTTTTCAATGAAGACTTTGTCCGGGACAACCTGCGCTTCATTGTTGATGACGAGCAGACCATCAATTCATTCGCAATCTTAGGGGAAGACAATACAAAATGA
- a CDS encoding addiction module protein: MIERLFQSFDNPRKAEINAAWATEFESRLDAYKEGKITASSVEEVMARINRR, encoded by the coding sequence ATGATCGAACGCCTCTTTCAAAGTTTCGACAATCCTCGCAAAGCCGAGATCAATGCTGCATGGGCAACTGAATTCGAGTCGAGACTCGATGCCTACAAGGAGGGCAAAATAACGGCGTCTTCGGTTGAAGAGGTCATGGCGAGGATCAACAGGAGATGA
- a CDS encoding AAA family ATPase — MEKYEAELGNEEDKSGLLGELLRAEEKFKKARKAHDDKLLELEGKLRNKANKADSGIKHNKSFGDANYNVQKIKTDISTVIQDTYSPITDDQVGKFHDLLREEPKSEISESSSFNLQYSAIASKAKELIEKKIQASDPIQELLNDAALATWVRTGRGHHQEKRDKCAFCGSDLPKDLWEKLDKHFNQESEVLRQALENLLESIEHERSRVTNLLKIKNSDFYSKFAAGLDALAEQLSTLSTSYCDSLDAIKEQAEKRKEDIFTPLEFDAPESGEEDLNAVRDSFEQLRNESNRFTASLSADQSKACAALRLHEVYTFINDIKYDDECKAIDALNEAMRKAEKSKNEILPKNRTAG, encoded by the coding sequence ATCGAAAAGTATGAAGCCGAACTTGGGAACGAAGAGGACAAGTCTGGATTGTTGGGAGAACTCCTCCGGGCTGAAGAAAAATTTAAAAAAGCTCGAAAAGCTCATGATGATAAATTGTTAGAATTGGAGGGAAAGTTACGTAACAAAGCCAATAAGGCCGACTCTGGAATTAAGCACAATAAATCGTTTGGAGATGCCAACTACAATGTTCAAAAAATAAAAACAGACATCTCTACTGTTATTCAAGATACTTATTCACCGATCACTGATGATCAGGTGGGTAAGTTTCATGACCTCCTCAGAGAAGAACCTAAATCGGAGATTTCTGAATCATCCTCATTCAACCTTCAATATTCTGCGATTGCTTCAAAGGCTAAAGAGCTAATCGAAAAAAAGATTCAGGCATCTGATCCAATTCAAGAATTGCTAAACGATGCAGCTCTGGCAACGTGGGTAAGGACTGGTCGTGGGCACCATCAAGAGAAAAGAGATAAGTGTGCATTTTGTGGCAGCGACCTACCTAAGGATTTGTGGGAGAAGCTGGACAAGCATTTTAATCAGGAGTCCGAAGTGCTTCGTCAAGCATTGGAAAATCTACTTGAATCGATTGAACATGAGCGATCCCGAGTTACCAATCTACTGAAAATCAAGAACTCGGATTTCTACTCCAAATTTGCTGCTGGATTAGATGCATTGGCAGAACAGTTATCAACCCTATCAACATCTTACTGTGATAGCCTAGACGCCATAAAAGAACAGGCTGAGAAACGAAAAGAAGACATTTTTACACCTCTCGAATTTGATGCACCTGAGTCGGGTGAAGAAGATTTGAATGCGGTTAGGGATTCGTTTGAACAACTCAGAAACGAGTCAAATCGGTTTACAGCTTCGCTTAGCGCCGACCAATCGAAAGCTTGTGCGGCTCTCCGGCTTCATGAAGTCTATACATTCATAAACGACATCAAATATGACGATGAGTGTAAAGCCATTGATGCGCTGAATGAAGCCATGAGAAAAGCGGAAAAATCTAAGAATGAGATACTCCCCAAAAATAGGACGGCTGGTTAA
- a CDS encoding sigma 54-interacting transcriptional regulator: MLIAQEQEQSSISLLAEVSRTVNNEEDISKVLRLVLFILSEHMNMLRGMVTILNRTTGEMVINESFGLTDEQRQLARYKVGEGIIGQVVKTGRPSVVPRINEEPLFLDRTQSRAEENKEELCFICVPIKVGCEVIGTLSADRRISVPAENGDKKLRRKSDRIDVLQYYVDLLSIIAAMIAQAVRIKQLDDEKSIDGAHERAGTPARGFQIIDGEVDEELPEAERPANIIGNAKPMMSLFRMIDKIAKTNATALILGESGVGKELVANAIHFKSMRNGKPFIKFNCAALPESIVESELFGHEKGAFTGASAQRRGRFELADGGTLFLDEVGELTLPTQAKLLRIIQEKEFERVGGSKTIKTDVRIIAATNRNLEEQILQGNFREDLYYRLNIFPITVPPLRERKTDILLLADYFVEQFNKANHKGVRRISTTAIDMLMRYHWPGNVRELQNCIERAVILSEDNVIHGYHLPPSLQTAESSGTPYTGDLQQKLDAIEKEMIIEALKRTKGNMTKAASQLGLSDRIMGLRMKKFNIDYRKFRA, encoded by the coding sequence ATGCTCATAGCCCAGGAACAGGAACAGAGCAGCATCAGTCTTCTCGCCGAGGTCAGCAGGACTGTCAACAACGAGGAGGACATCAGCAAGGTACTCCGGCTGGTGCTTTTCATCTTGTCGGAACATATGAACATGCTCAGAGGCATGGTCACCATTCTGAACCGCACCACCGGCGAGATGGTCATCAACGAATCGTTCGGCCTGACCGACGAGCAGCGTCAGCTTGCCCGGTACAAGGTTGGCGAAGGCATCATCGGCCAGGTGGTCAAAACAGGGCGTCCCTCCGTTGTGCCCCGCATCAATGAAGAGCCGCTTTTTCTCGATCGCACCCAGTCCAGAGCTGAAGAGAACAAGGAGGAGTTGTGCTTCATTTGCGTGCCCATCAAGGTAGGATGCGAGGTTATCGGCACGCTGAGCGCTGACCGGCGAATTTCCGTTCCCGCTGAAAATGGCGACAAGAAGCTCCGGCGCAAAAGTGACCGGATCGATGTTCTGCAATACTATGTCGATCTGCTCTCCATCATCGCGGCCATGATCGCCCAGGCGGTTCGCATCAAGCAACTCGACGATGAAAAAAGCATCGATGGCGCGCACGAGCGAGCCGGAACACCTGCCCGGGGATTCCAGATCATCGATGGAGAAGTCGACGAAGAGCTGCCCGAAGCGGAACGGCCAGCCAACATCATCGGCAACGCCAAACCGATGATGTCACTCTTCAGGATGATCGACAAGATAGCCAAGACCAACGCTACCGCCCTGATTCTCGGAGAAAGCGGCGTCGGTAAAGAGCTGGTGGCCAACGCCATCCACTTCAAGAGCATGAGGAATGGCAAGCCGTTCATCAAGTTCAACTGCGCGGCCTTGCCGGAAAGCATTGTCGAAAGCGAGCTGTTCGGCCATGAAAAAGGAGCCTTCACCGGCGCCTCGGCACAGCGGCGCGGACGTTTCGAGCTGGCCGACGGCGGCACGCTCTTCCTCGACGAGGTTGGCGAACTTACCTTGCCCACACAGGCCAAGCTGCTCAGGATCATCCAGGAGAAGGAGTTCGAGCGAGTCGGCGGATCGAAAACCATCAAGACCGACGTGCGCATCATCGCCGCCACCAACCGGAACCTCGAAGAGCAGATCCTGCAGGGCAACTTTCGCGAGGATCTCTACTACCGGCTCAACATCTTCCCGATCACCGTGCCGCCGCTTCGCGAGCGCAAGACCGACATCCTGCTGCTGGCGGACTATTTCGTGGAGCAGTTCAACAAGGCCAACCACAAGGGTGTACGGCGGATTTCGACCACGGCCATCGACATGCTGATGCGCTACCACTGGCCCGGCAACGTGCGCGAGTTGCAGAACTGCATCGAGCGCGCGGTGATTCTGAGCGAGGACAATGTCATCCACGGCTACCACCTGCCGCCGTCGCTCCAGACCGCCGAGTCGAGCGGCACACCCTACACCGGCGACTTGCAGCAGAAGCTCGACGCGATCGAGAAAGAGATGATCATCGAGGCACTGAAACGCACCAAAGGCAACATGACCAAAGCCGCTTCGCAGCTCGGCCTGTCAGACCGGATCATGGGGTTGAGGATGAAAAAATTCAACATCGACTACCGCAAGTTCCGGGCGTGA
- a CDS encoding DUF4136 domain-containing protein, with the protein MQTRFWIFPIIALLTLAGCSSYQVVSDYDRAIPFEHYKTYRWSDKGSSGISDDILASNPLIYKNIKSVVDRELATKGFVMKASGPVDFTVFPHAQVRERVVIEPVGFGYGGYYPGWGWRNYPPYWYDPYPYPAFSHYEEGTLIIDIIDSRSGEVAWAGIARGILKDYDSSIQMHRDLDEMLTKIMAKFPPVVK; encoded by the coding sequence ATGCAAACACGTTTCTGGATTTTTCCGATTATTGCCCTGCTGACGCTGGCCGGGTGCTCTTCTTACCAGGTCGTCAGCGACTACGACCGCGCCATTCCCTTTGAGCACTACAAAACCTACCGATGGAGCGATAAAGGCAGTTCTGGCATCAGCGACGACATTCTTGCCAGCAATCCGCTGATCTACAAAAACATCAAATCAGTGGTTGACCGTGAACTGGCCACCAAAGGCTTTGTAATGAAAGCGTCCGGGCCGGTCGATTTCACCGTCTTTCCTCACGCACAGGTCCGCGAGCGAGTGGTTATCGAGCCGGTCGGATTCGGGTACGGCGGCTACTACCCCGGCTGGGGATGGCGCAACTACCCGCCCTACTGGTACGATCCCTACCCTTACCCGGCGTTCAGCCACTATGAAGAGGGCACGCTCATCATTGACATCATTGATTCCAGAAGCGGCGAAGTCGCATGGGCAGGCATCGCGCGAGGCATCCTGAAGGACTACGATTCCTCCATCCAGATGCACCGCGACCTCGATGAAATGCTCACAAAAATCATGGCCAAATTCCCGCCGGTGGTGAAGTAA
- the nifV gene encoding homocitrate synthase has protein sequence MSTRTETSPGVICKPWIIDTTLRDGEQAPGVVFNPHEKKRIAALLAETGVDEIEVGYPAISAAEREVIREIVAMKLPVRLTSWARANMADIELAAACGTDAVHISFPASRLYLELMHKEDDWIREQLHSLVSKARKLFDFVSVGGQDATRSDIDFLQRFLTDAKETGAERFRIADTVGIATPVSVMALGDALRKSSSLPLEFHAHNDLGMATANAFTALNAGFEAVSVSVTGLGERAGNAALEELAMALALNGEFGTHLDTSMLSRLCDVVAAASGRAIQEQKPVVGRSAFQHESGIHCAALLQDPLSYQPFLPSQVGRNDFEMVIGKHSGTAAVIAHFKRRGVEVSKEEARELLDLIRSQSDRLKRALRTDEIDALREQNSVKHA, from the coding sequence GTGTCAACCCGAACTGAAACCAGCCCCGGAGTGATCTGCAAACCGTGGATCATCGATACGACCCTCCGGGACGGAGAGCAGGCGCCTGGCGTGGTGTTCAACCCGCACGAGAAAAAGCGCATCGCCGCACTGCTGGCCGAGACCGGCGTCGATGAGATCGAGGTGGGCTACCCGGCGATCAGCGCGGCGGAACGGGAGGTGATTCGCGAGATCGTCGCCATGAAACTGCCGGTGCGCCTCACATCGTGGGCCCGGGCCAACATGGCGGATATCGAGCTGGCTGCGGCGTGCGGCACCGATGCGGTGCACATCAGTTTTCCGGCCTCCCGGCTTTACCTGGAACTGATGCACAAAGAGGATGACTGGATTCGGGAGCAGCTTCATTCGCTGGTTTCCAAAGCTCGCAAACTGTTCGATTTCGTCAGCGTTGGCGGGCAGGACGCCACGAGAAGCGACATCGACTTTCTGCAACGTTTTCTGACCGATGCAAAAGAGACCGGAGCCGAACGTTTCAGGATTGCCGATACGGTGGGCATCGCCACGCCGGTGTCGGTGATGGCTCTCGGCGACGCATTGCGCAAAAGCTCATCGCTGCCACTGGAGTTCCACGCGCACAACGATCTCGGCATGGCGACCGCCAACGCCTTTACGGCGCTCAACGCGGGATTCGAAGCGGTCAGCGTGTCGGTAACCGGCCTCGGCGAACGCGCAGGCAACGCAGCCCTCGAAGAGCTGGCAATGGCGCTCGCGTTGAATGGAGAGTTCGGCACGCATCTCGACACCTCGATGCTCTCCCGGCTTTGCGACGTCGTGGCGGCAGCTTCCGGACGAGCCATTCAGGAGCAGAAACCGGTGGTCGGACGTTCGGCCTTTCAGCACGAATCGGGCATTCATTGCGCAGCGCTGTTGCAGGATCCGCTCTCCTACCAGCCATTTCTGCCGTCACAGGTTGGCCGCAACGATTTTGAAATGGTCATCGGAAAACACTCCGGCACAGCGGCAGTCATCGCCCATTTCAAAAGGAGAGGCGTCGAGGTCTCGAAAGAGGAGGCTCGCGAACTGCTCGATCTGATCAGAAGTCAGTCTGACCGGCTCAAACGGGCGCTCCGGACGGACGAGATCGACGCGCTCCGTGAACAAAACTCTGTCAAACACGCTTAA
- a CDS encoding transposase, which translates to MKQTRRKFTPEFKTKVVLEALSERLPMAELAQKHELHPNQITQWKREFLDKASDVFSKGEKARKTEQDYQQESEELYKTIGQLKVEVDWLKKKLQS; encoded by the coding sequence ATGAAACAAACACGCCGCAAGTTTACGCCTGAATTCAAAACAAAGGTCGTCCTGGAAGCCCTCAGTGAACGGCTTCCCATGGCAGAACTCGCCCAGAAGCATGAGCTTCATCCGAACCAGATCACTCAATGGAAACGGGAGTTCCTCGACAAGGCCTCCGATGTCTTTTCGAAAGGTGAAAAGGCTAGGAAAACCGAGCAGGATTATCAGCAGGAGAGCGAAGAACTCTACAAAACCATCGGCCAATTGAAGGTTGAGGTCGACTGGCTCAAAAAAAAATTGCAGTCGTAA
- a CDS encoding acetate/propionate family kinase → MMPRPVCTILALNTGSSSIKFSLYESGTHEELLFSGSLTRIGLPDGRFSVTDPDGRFIDCERVDVPDHAAACRYVFSWITQHGPGIPDAVGHRVVHGGPRHITPEKVTPELLDSIAELVPYAPEHLPQALNAIRYAASELPGVFQVACFDTAFHSTMPPLAKLCPIPEEYRNQGVQRYGFHGLSYQYILSQLQAEGDLLARKGRVILAHLGHGASMAAVLDGRSVETTMGFSPAGGLVMSTRTGDLDPGVVLFLLQQGHLDSAGLRDMVNKKSGLFGLSGLSDDMRDLLDAESKNEQARLAVELFCYSARKHIGALTAALGGLDMIVFTGGIGFHSPEIRERVSAGLEFLGVQVDHEKNLNHSKIISTDASPVVVKVIETNEEVTIVRETRRVLEGG, encoded by the coding sequence ATGATGCCGAGGCCTGTGTGTACCATTCTTGCTCTCAATACCGGCTCTTCGAGCATCAAGTTTTCGCTGTATGAGAGCGGGACGCACGAGGAACTGCTCTTTTCCGGATCACTGACCCGGATCGGTTTGCCGGACGGACGTTTCTCCGTGACCGACCCCGATGGGCGATTCATCGATTGCGAGCGGGTCGATGTTCCCGATCATGCCGCGGCTTGTCGCTACGTGTTTTCCTGGATCACGCAACACGGCCCCGGAATACCGGACGCTGTGGGCCATCGGGTGGTGCATGGCGGGCCTCGTCACATCACTCCCGAAAAGGTGACGCCCGAACTGCTTGACTCCATCGCTGAACTTGTCCCCTATGCTCCCGAACATCTGCCACAGGCGCTGAACGCCATCCGCTACGCTGCATCCGAGCTGCCGGGTGTGTTCCAGGTGGCCTGCTTCGATACCGCATTCCACAGCACGATGCCGCCGCTGGCAAAGCTCTGCCCCATTCCGGAGGAGTACCGGAATCAGGGGGTGCAGCGGTACGGATTTCACGGCCTTTCCTACCAGTACATTCTCAGTCAACTGCAAGCCGAGGGCGATCTGCTCGCCCGGAAGGGGCGCGTCATCCTTGCGCATCTCGGTCACGGGGCGAGCATGGCGGCGGTGCTCGACGGGCGGAGCGTCGAGACGACAATGGGCTTTTCGCCTGCGGGTGGCCTCGTGATGAGCACCCGCACGGGTGACCTCGATCCGGGCGTGGTGCTGTTTCTCTTGCAGCAAGGGCATCTCGATTCCGCTGGTCTCAGGGATATGGTGAACAAAAAGTCGGGCCTCTTCGGCCTCTCCGGCCTGAGCGACGACATGCGCGACCTGCTCGATGCCGAATCAAAGAACGAACAGGCGCGGCTGGCTGTGGAGCTGTTCTGCTACTCGGCGCGCAAGCACATCGGTGCGCTTACGGCGGCGCTCGGCGGGCTGGACATGATTGTCTTCACCGGCGGCATCGGTTTTCATTCGCCCGAGATTCGCGAGCGCGTCTCGGCGGGACTCGAATTTCTTGGTGTCCAGGTCGATCATGAAAAGAATCTGAATCATTCCAAAATTATTTCGACAGATGCCAGCCCGGTTGTCGTCAAAGTTATTGAGACCAACGAAGAGGTGACGATTGTCAGAGAGACAAGACGTGTGCTCGAAGGTGGTTGA
- a CDS encoding IS3 family transposase: protein MVEKEHSGISMQRQCDLLSIHRSGLYYQPIKTSKLNRELMRLIDEQYLLRPYYGVYRMWQWLSMDKGYKINLKRVRRLYRLMGLEAIGPKPNTSKPAPGHKVYPYLLRGLAIKHSDHVWATDITYVPMAHGFMYLMAIIDLKSRYVLNWSVSNTMDAKWCAEVLLEAVRLHGAPKILNTDQGSQFTSEVFAEAVITESKSALSMDGKGRAIDNVFIERLWRSVKYEYIYLNPPADGLELYKGLKHWFNDYNTVRRHKALDGQVPAKVYSANKRLIPKAA, encoded by the coding sequence ATGGTTGAGAAAGAACATAGCGGTATCAGCATGCAACGCCAGTGCGACCTGCTTTCGATCCACCGATCAGGCCTGTATTATCAGCCGATAAAGACCTCGAAGCTGAATCGTGAGCTCATGCGGCTGATTGATGAGCAGTACCTGCTGAGGCCATACTACGGCGTTTACCGTATGTGGCAATGGCTGAGTATGGACAAAGGCTACAAGATCAACCTCAAACGGGTACGGCGGCTCTATCGCCTTATGGGTCTGGAAGCCATCGGCCCCAAGCCGAACACCTCGAAACCGGCGCCGGGCCATAAGGTCTATCCGTATCTGCTCCGGGGACTTGCGATCAAGCACAGCGACCATGTTTGGGCAACTGATATCACCTATGTGCCGATGGCCCATGGATTCATGTACCTGATGGCCATCATCGACCTGAAAAGCCGCTATGTGCTGAACTGGTCGGTGTCGAATACCATGGATGCCAAATGGTGTGCCGAGGTCTTGCTTGAAGCCGTGCGGTTGCACGGGGCACCCAAGATTCTCAACACCGATCAGGGCAGCCAGTTCACCAGCGAGGTCTTTGCCGAAGCCGTCATCACAGAGTCCAAGTCTGCACTCTCCATGGATGGCAAAGGCCGAGCAATTGACAACGTCTTCATCGAACGGTTATGGCGGAGCGTCAAGTATGAGTACATTTACCTGAACCCACCAGCCGATGGTCTCGAACTCTACAAAGGCCTGAAGCATTGGTTCAACGACTACAACACGGTTCGTCGCCACAAAGCGCTTGATGGTCAGGTTCCGGCAAAAGTCTATTCTGCCAATAAACGACTGATTCCGAAAGCCGCATGA
- a CDS encoding phosphoketolase gives MNETTTPLSPRELDLMNAYWRAANYLSVGQIYLMDNPLLKEPLSKEHIKPRLLGHWGTTPGLNFLYVHLNRIICNRDLDIVYIAGPGHGGPALVANVWLEGTYSEYYPDVSFDEAGMKRLFRQFSFPGGIPSHVAPETPGSIHEGGELGYSIAHAYGAVFDNPDLVTACVIGDGESETGPLATAWHSNKFLNPKRDGAVLPILHLNGYKIANPTVLARISHEELEKLMIGYGYKPYFVEGDDPATMHQMMAATMDRCFDEIAEIQRRARVDGVTERPMWPMIVFRSPKGWTGPKVVDGKPAEGNWRSHQVPFSTVRDNPEHMALLESWLKSYRAEELFTPDGVLLPELQKLAPRGKKRMGDIPHANGGLLLKELLMPDFRDYALDVPRPGVVEAESPKPMARFLRDIMKMNEKAANFRVFGPDETASNRLGDLFEETDRTWVAETLPSDDHLSPDGRVMEILSEHTCQGWLEGYLLTGRHGFFSCYEAFIHIIDSMFNQHAKWLKVTDSEIPWRRPIASLNYFLTSHVWRQDHNGFSHQDPGFIDHVVNKKAEVIRVYLPPDANTLLSVTDHCLRSRNYINVIVAGKQPAWQWLDMEAAVRHCTSGIGIWEWASNDAGGEPDVVMACAGDVPTLETLAAVKILRKLAPELKIRLINVVDLMTLQPKEEHPHGLSDRDFDDLFTTDKPIIFAYHGYPWLIHRLTYRRTNHPNLHVRGYKEEGTTTTPFDMVVMNDLDRFHLVADVANRVESLRPQAAYIKQYVRDSLIEHKEYITKYGEDMPEVRDWKWED, from the coding sequence ATGAATGAAACGACGACTCCGCTCTCCCCTCGCGAACTCGATCTGATGAACGCGTACTGGCGGGCGGCGAACTATCTTTCCGTTGGCCAGATCTACCTGATGGACAATCCGCTCCTGAAGGAGCCGCTTTCCAAAGAGCATATCAAGCCCCGTCTGCTCGGCCACTGGGGCACCACTCCCGGCCTCAATTTCCTCTACGTGCACCTGAACCGCATCATCTGCAACCGCGATCTGGACATTGTCTATATCGCCGGGCCGGGGCATGGCGGGCCTGCGCTGGTGGCGAATGTCTGGCTGGAGGGGACGTACAGCGAGTACTATCCCGACGTGTCGTTCGACGAGGCGGGGATGAAGCGCCTGTTTCGGCAGTTCTCGTTTCCGGGCGGCATTCCGAGCCATGTGGCGCCGGAGACGCCGGGATCGATCCACGAGGGGGGCGAACTTGGTTACTCGATCGCGCACGCGTACGGTGCCGTATTTGACAACCCCGATCTCGTTACGGCCTGCGTGATCGGCGACGGCGAGTCGGAGACTGGCCCGCTCGCCACAGCGTGGCACAGCAACAAGTTCCTGAATCCGAAGCGCGACGGGGCGGTGCTGCCGATTCTGCACCTGAATGGCTACAAGATCGCCAATCCGACCGTGCTGGCGCGTATTTCGCACGAGGAGCTGGAGAAACTGATGATCGGCTACGGTTACAAACCATACTTCGTTGAGGGGGATGACCCGGCGACGATGCACCAGATGATGGCTGCGACGATGGATCGCTGCTTCGATGAGATCGCCGAAATCCAGCGCCGGGCGCGGGTCGATGGCGTGACCGAGCGACCGATGTGGCCGATGATCGTGTTCCGCTCCCCGAAAGGGTGGACGGGGCCGAAGGTGGTGGACGGCAAGCCCGCCGAGGGGAACTGGCGCTCGCACCAGGTTCCGTTTAGCACGGTGCGCGACAACCCGGAGCACATGGCGCTACTCGAATCGTGGCTGAAAAGCTACCGCGCCGAAGAGCTGTTCACGCCCGACGGCGTGCTCTTGCCGGAGTTGCAGAAGCTGGCTCCGCGCGGCAAGAAGCGCATGGGCGACATTCCGCACGCCAACGGCGGCCTGTTGCTCAAGGAGCTGCTGATGCCCGATTTCCGCGACTATGCGCTCGATGTGCCGAGGCCCGGTGTAGTGGAGGCCGAGTCGCCGAAGCCGATGGCTCGATTCCTGCGCGACATCATGAAGATGAACGAAAAGGCGGCCAACTTCCGCGTCTTCGGTCCGGACGAGACTGCCTCGAACCGCCTCGGCGACCTCTTCGAGGAGACCGACCGAACCTGGGTTGCCGAAACGCTGCCGAGTGACGATCATCTCTCGCCCGATGGTCGCGTGATGGAAATACTTTCAGAACACACCTGTCAAGGGTGGCTCGAAGGCTATCTTCTCACGGGTCGCCACGGCTTTTTCTCCTGCTACGAGGCGTTCATTCACATCATCGACTCGATGTTCAACCAGCACGCCAAGTGGCTCAAAGTGACCGACAGCGAGATTCCCTGGCGCCGGCCAATCGCCTCGCTGAACTACTTCCTGACTTCACACGTGTGGCGGCAGGATCACAACGGCTTTTCGCATCAGGATCCCGGCTTCATTGACCATGTGGTGAACAAGAAAGCCGAGGTGATCCGCGTCTATCTGCCGCCGGATGCCAACACGCTGCTTTCGGTGACCGACCACTGCCTGCGCTCGCGCAACTACATCAACGTCATCGTGGCGGGCAAGCAGCCCGCGTGGCAGTGGCTCGACATGGAGGCCGCCGTGCGGCACTGCACCAGCGGCATCGGCATCTGGGAGTGGGCCTCGAACGATGCGGGCGGCGAGCCTGACGTGGTGATGGCCTGCGCGGGCGACGTGCCGACGCTCGAAACGCTGGCCGCCGTGAAAATTCTGCGCAAGCTCGCGCCGGAGCTGAAGATCAGGCTGATCAACGTGGTCGATCTCATGACCCTGCAACCGAAGGAGGAGCACCCGCACGGTCTTTCGGATCGCGACTTCGACGATCTCTTTACCACCGACAAGCCGATCATCTTCGCCTACCACGGCTATCCGTGGCTGATCCACCGCCTGACGTACCGCCGCACCAACCATCCGAACCTGCACGTGCGCGGCTACAAGGAGGAGGGCACGACAACGACGCCGTTCGACATGGTGGTGATGAACGACCTCGACCGCTTCCATCTGGTCGCCGACGTGGCCAACCGCGTAGAAAGCCTGAGGCCGCAGGCAGCGTACATCAAACAATACGTCCGCGACAGCCTGATCGAGCACAAGGAGTATATCACGAAGTACGGCGAAGATATGCCGGAAGTGAGGGATTGGAAATGGGAGGATTGA
- the hpt gene encoding hypoxanthine phosphoribosyltransferase produces the protein MNTERLTELIAAEKIQERVAKLGAEISRELADIDELTVVCVLKGGFIFTADLVRHLTIPCRIEFIRASSYGTHRASSGKVMLDHHHDPHVEGKNVLLVEDILDTGLTVTSILEELRGHNPASLHVCTLLDKPSARTTPVKADFTGFTIPDVYVVGYGLDAAGKHRELPYVASLNA, from the coding sequence ATGAATACAGAAAGACTTACAGAGCTGATCGCGGCGGAAAAGATACAGGAACGGGTCGCCAAGCTGGGCGCGGAAATTTCACGCGAGCTGGCCGACATCGACGAACTGACTGTGGTTTGCGTGCTAAAAGGCGGATTCATTTTCACCGCCGATCTGGTGCGCCATCTCACCATTCCCTGCCGCATCGAGTTCATCCGCGCTTCAAGTTACGGCACGCACCGCGCTTCCAGCGGCAAGGTGATGCTCGATCATCACCACGATCCGCATGTCGAGGGCAAGAATGTGCTGCTCGTCGAAGACATCCTCGACACCGGGCTGACCGTCACCAGCATTCTCGAAGAGCTGCGCGGCCACAATCCTGCATCCCTGCATGTCTGCACCCTGCTCGACAAGCCTTCGGCGCGCACCACGCCCGTCAAGGCAGACTTCACCGGCTTCACCATTCCGGATGTTTATGTCGTGGGTTACGGACTCGATGCCGCCGGAAAGCATCGTGAACTGCCGTATGTCGCATCACTGAACGCCTGA